ctctctctctctctctctctctctctctccctctccctctctccaaccctttccctctccctctccctcccccctctctctctccctccctctctcctactctctctcccattctctctcccattctctctctcattctctctctcattctctctctctctctctctctctctctctctctctctctctctctctctctctctctctctctctctctctctttccttctctctcactctctctctttctctctccctctctctctctctctctctctctctctctctctctctctctctctctctctctctcttctctctctcttcgctttctctctctctctctctctctctctctctctctctctctctctctctctctctctctctctatctctctctcgacctcctattcgtttcaaatgagtctctgtgttgtgaaatatatatgcaataatatttcaCAGAACCGTCCACTGGCCCcgtcctcgccaatggctgtggtcgACATCAAACTTATTTTAGGGAGATGTATTTTaacctttattacttttgtttacaattacatatttctctctattctactaTTTACAACAGTTTCCTCTATATCTAAATCCTTGAGACTAGTGTACATTGCCGGTTTGTTCCTTGTTCCTCGTAGACAGAGCAGTGAAGACCGTAGTAGTGAGAAGGCCAATCGACACCTCATCCATGCAACGACGGCGCTCTTCTCTTGCTGCCTTTTCTCTGCAAGTTGTTGTGCAAGGGATGAGTAGAATATCGTCGCTCTCGGTGACATTCCCCCAGAAGTCGTGAATACAAGAGGTGTGAAAGTACCTTGCTCGACTTCTCGGACGCGTTCGCCATACTCCCTCATTTTGTTGTTCTCATGCTTAGTGTGAACAGAGAGGAGTTCCTGGGATCGGTTGCTCGTGGCCATAGGGTTGAAGATTCGTATGTCGAAGAAAGCCCGTTGCCCTCGTATCCAGAAACTGTTGGCACTGATGTCTAATCTGGCGTCGTCTGCAGTGTTGGCGGATTGGAGTGAGAAGTTGCGCCCTTctgtggggatgaggggaggttcGATCCTCACGTCGCGGCACACCTCGCCAAGCATTTGTGCAGTCACGTCCCTCACCTCGTCGTGGCGCATGCAAACGAAGCCTCCCGTCTTGCACGTCATGGCATGGTTGGGGTCGAAAGCCGAACCGCATGTGCAGTGCTGGTGAAGGTCCTCTATTGGCCAACCATATCTCAGGGCAAGTTCGTCCACAAACTCCTGTTTGTTTAAACTAAACCCTTTGACTTTGATGGGGAGACTGGTCAACCAGTTAGAGGCGCCGGTTTCGGCTGCCatactcattcttcttttcatatcCTCAGTAATTATAGAGGTTAGTTCTTGAAGTTGTGCCCTCtgctttgtttctctattttttgtaatttccattttgattattttttgttatgttgtATCAGGCTGTGTATATGTTTCTTGCGTTATTATGGCATGAGTCAGGCTGGCTGAGAGCTTGACAGAGTTTTGGAACTCCATGTCCGCTATTTTACACGGGTTTGTCATGCCGAGTCCCCCAAGCCTTGGCGGAAGTTCGAGTATGGCTCTCTCGTTGGCAGTGGGATTTCTTCCACCTGATAGTGCTGGGATCAAGTGCTTTACAATTGCTTCCTCAAGTGGTGAAAGTAAAGGCTCGATGTTAGGTATAGTTCGCATTAAGAAGTTCCACTTGTGTTTGATACCGAAGGTATATGCCGCGTGCGGTTCCTTCTTTGCGATTTCTGCCAGCTCTatcacttcccttctccattcATCCACTTGCCTTGTTTTGTATTCTTCCCTGGCTGCTGTTGTGCCAAGAACTGCCCCAAGGTTTTTTTCTCCGCCGGCCTTTATAATCACGTTTGTTTCTCGGAAGGCTTCTCTGGCTTGTCCGAGATATTCCGGTTTTACAATTAAAACCGATTTGGCGGCGTTCGGAAAATATCCTTGTGGAGGGCCATGTGTCTCAATGAGATTCCACCACTTCCTTATGTTCTCAATTTTCCCTGCTCCGGTCAGGTCGTCGGCATAGGCAACttgctttatatttgttgttgtgtggTCAATTATTGTTTGTAGCCTGAGGAGACCGATGGCGTACATCGCCATGGCAACTGGGTCACCTTGTGTTGTGCCCTCGGCTGAAGCTATCATTTCATAGGTATTTGTTCTATTGTCGACTATGTGGAGCTCTGCTGGGTTGTTGTAGGTGTTCTTAATGTATTGTGCGAGGCTTGGGCATTTGACCTCTATATTGTGGATTGTTGCCTTCCGGTTGATGTTGTTGAAGGCATTTGTAGCATCCACCATGAGTACGGCCTGACAATCCGGCTCTTCATAGATGTTTCTCATGGCGTGGATTGCTGCCTCACACCCTGCCTGTTGACCTGCACACACCCGTAGATTTCCCACGGCTTGTCTAACGTCGTCTCCGACAACGTTCATGATTGCCTTGCCGATGATTCGTCGCAAGACTTCTCCAATGCCAATGGGGCGGCATCCGGGCTTCTTGTCGAGGGCAATTAAACGACAAGCTGTGAGGGCATCCAGGTTGTTGCAGTTTTCTGTTGCAAGTTTTCTAGCAAGAGATGCAATGGCTTTGCAAAGGTCATTTGCAGCTGACCCAAACTTGCTGCTGCTCAGGATGATTTTCCATGCCTTTGCGTCGAGTCCAGAAGGTCCATCTGCACCATGTGTGTGCAATGCATGTGTTCTTATCTTTTCGCCGGTAATTCGCTCAAAGATCTCCGGAGGTGGGGGATTATACTCTCCACGAAACATCGTTCCCGCCGCTGCTTCCTTTGCAGGCGGGTGCTTTTCATTGAGCAAGCGACGGGTGTTTTCATTTAAGGGTAATGTCCCTGTTGTTTCATTTGATGTTAGGACCCTTACTGCCTTTGTCACTTTGCCTTGTTTCATTAGACTGGCAAATTTCCTTGATTTGTCCATCTCTTTTCTTGTTGCAattgtttttctgtgtctttcctgTAGGTTATTTGCCTCTTTCAGGAGTCCAGTAACATCTCCTACTTTCCATCGCTCTATCCTCCTTATCATAGCCTTTACATCATCTGCGGTCTTGGATTTTGTATGTGTTCTTTGGCATATGAGATGAGGTAGAATAGCGATTGTTTTTAGAGCAATCGGTTGGAGGAAGCTGCCGTTTGTGTACTCTTTAATTAAGAATTCGACTTCCTTAATTAAGTCTTTCGTTGCGTTGCATTTTGGAATGTCGAACAGATTGCTTGGGGAGAAAGTAACTATCTTCTTGTatatgttttccctctctctctctctctctctctctttctctctctctgtctctttctcttctctctctctctctctccctctctctctctcttctctctctctccccctccctctcttctctctctctccctccctccctcacccttcccctttttctcaacctttccctctccctctcctttccccactcttcctcccactcttcctccctaatCTTCCTTgaattcactccctccctcccacttgaagccctGCATCTGCCCCCTCCCTAatattcttctttatcctccccaccttcctcgctaccttaatcccctccctcccataatctccctacctccctcaatCCCTTAATCTCCAccatccctcaatctccctcactcccttaatccccctccctccctcccttaatccccctccctccctcccttaatccccctccctccctcccttaatccccctccttcctcccttaatccccctccttcctcccttaatccccctccctccctcccttaatccccctccctccctcccttaatccccctccttcctcccttaatcctcctccttcctcccttaatccccctccttcctcccttaatccccctccctccctcccttaatccccctccctccctcccttaatccccctccttcctcccttaatcctcctccctcctcccttaatccccctccttcctccctcaatccccctccttcctcccttaatccccctccttcctcccttaatccccctccttcctcccttaatccccctccctccctcccttaatccccctccttcctcccttaatccccctccctccctcccttaatccccctccttcctcccttaatccccctccctccctcccttaatccccctccttcctcccttaatccccctccctccctcccttaatccccctccttcctccctcaatccccctccttcctcccttaatccccctccttcctcccttaatccccctccctccctcccttaatccccctccttcctcccttaatccccctccctccctcccttaatccccctccctccctcccttaatccccctccttcctcccttaatccccctccctcctcccttaatccccctccttcctccctcaatccccctccttcctcccttaatccccctccttcctcccttaatccccctccttcctcccttaatccccctccctccctcccttaatccccctccttcctcccttaatccccctccctccctcccttaatccccctccttcctcccttaatccccctccctccctcccttaatccccctccttcctcccttaatccccctccctccctcccttaatccccctccttcctcccttaatccccctccctcctcccttaatccccctccttcctcccttaatccccctccctccctcccttaatccccctccctccctcccttaatcccctccttcctcccttaatccccctccctccctcccttaatcccccctccctccctcccttaatccccctccctcctcccttaatccccctcctccctcccttaatccccctccttcctcccttaatccccctccttcctcccttaatccccctccttcctcccttaatccccctccttcctcccttaatccccctccttcctcccttaatccccctccttcctcccttaatccccctccttcctcccttaatccccctccttcctcccttaatccccctccttcctcccttaatccccctccttcctcccttaatcccctccttcctcccttaatccccctccttcctcccttaatccccctccctcctcccttaatccccctccttcctcccttaatccccctccttcctcccttaatccccctccttcctcccttaatccccctccctccctcccttaatccccctccttcctcccttaatccccctccctcctcccttaatccccctccttcctcccttaatccccctccctcctcccttaatccccctccttcctcccttaatccccctccctcctcccttaatccccctccttcctcccttaatccccctccctcctcccttaatccccctccttcctcccttaatccccctcctccctcccttaatccccctccttcctcccttaatccccctccctccctcccttaatccccctccttcctcccttaatccccctccctccctcccttaatccccctccttcctcccttaatccccctccctccctcccttaatccccctccttcctcccttaatccccctccctccctcccttaatccccctccttcctcccttaatccccctccctccctcccttaatccccctccttcctcccttaatccccctccctcctcccttaatccccctccttcctcccttaatccccctcctccctcccttaatccccctccttcctcccttaatccccctccttccctcccttaatccccctccttcctcccttaatccccctccttcctcccttaatccccctccttcctcccttaatccccctccttcctcccttaatccccctccttcctcccttaatccccctccttcctcccttaatccccctccttcctcccttaatccccctccttcctcccttaatccccctccttcctcccttaatccccctccttcctcccttaatccccctccttcctcccttaatcctcctccttcctcccttaatccccctccttcctcccttaatccccctccttcctcccttaatccccctccttcctcccttaatcccctccttcctcccttaatcctcctccttcctcccttaatccccctccttcctcccttaatccccctccttcctcccttaatcctcctccttcctcccttaatccccctccttcctccctcaatccccctccttcctcccttaatccccctcattcctccttcctcccttaatcctcctctttcctcccttaatccccctccttcctcccttaatccccctccttcctcccttaatccccctccttcctcccttaatcccctccttcctcccttaatccccctccttcctcccttaatccccctccttcctcccttgatcctccattttcctccctcaatccccctccttcctcccttaatccccctccttcctcccttaatccccctccttcctcccttaatccccctccttcctccctgactccccctccttcctcccttaatccccctccttcctcccttaatcctcctctttcctcccttaatcccccctccttcctcccttaatccccctccttcctcccttaatcctcctccttcctcccttaatccccctccttcctcccttaatccccctccttcctcccttaatccccctccctccctcccttaatccccctccttcctcccttaatcctcctctttcctcccttaatccccctccttcctcccttaatccccctccttcctcccttaatccccctccttcctcccttaatcctcctcttccctcccttaatccccctccttcctcccttaatccccctccttcctcccttaatcctcctctttcctcccttaatccccctccttcctcccttaatccccctccttcctcccttaatcctcctctttcctcccttaatccccctccttcctcccttaatccccatcctcccttaacctccctccctcccttaatcctccttaatctcttcttcttcttattattattagtagtagtagtagtagtagtattttattttttttattattattactattattattatattcatttgtattgttattattatcattactactataactactgttatttttgttatcattatcatcatcgtcatcatcattatcattatttttattatcattattgctaacattgttattatcattattactaatatcattgtcactatttttactattattgtcattataatgatgatgatgatgatttatatcattatcattattattgtagaatATTGCGAAAGTCTTTtaagttttattgtattttttataaagTTATAATGTTAAACTTTTCTTTAACATTGTTGGTCAGTTCTAGAGAAAATTGTTCTAACTATTGTTGCTGCTGGCACTTTTGAGTTGAAATATCTTAGTATGTGGATTATTTTGTATGGAACTTATATGCGTATAGGTAATTGTACATGTGAATGATTTTGAATTTTGTCCTTATGACTCGCATATCTTGTTTATTATGTCAAATATGATGAAATACGTGATATGGTGCAAACATTATggcattttcccgccaaatttGTCTTGGCAAGTAGCTCCGCCTCTTGTAGCTTGTAATTAACAAAAAAGGGGATTATAACGAAAAGTTGTTTTCAGTTGATCATTAATGTCAAGATAGTTCATTAGGAATAAAAATGGCATTTAAATATGCAGTAGATAATTACTGATAACAACACATTTGCACAAGTGTTTCCCAGCACTGACGCTGATTGGTACACGCACGTATGGTACTTAGTTTTGATTGGCCACCACGTAATCTGGGTTTTCATTGGTTGTAAATGCCATTGCTGGGTAGACCGCTTCGGAAAGGCCACGGAAGCTGCGTTTTGTGCTCCGTGGCAGTCTTATCTTCTGGAAAAGAGCTGGCAGTGAAAAGAGTGCTAGAGAACTGCTGCAGTGCCTCTGGTAACCCCACGGACTTCGGTGTAGTCCGGGAAAGAGCGCTGGAGTTGGGCTTGCTGTTGCGTAGACTGGCTTTCTCTCGTTGCCGTGGGGCtcaggaggcggaggcggaggcggaggcccAGTGTGGGGACCACCCCTGCCTTGGAGCTCGGCCCTCGCCCAATTTTGCAggatctttccttttcttcctttccttttccttctcttcttcctccccttctccagtcCACTTATCCAAGTCGTTTaaccataatgctgtgtgaccttgGGTGTctcgtatatttgtttgttttgaccattctTGAAattcttaccttctctccctaTTGCTATATTTTGCATACATCGCTAAGGACCTTAGATATTGACGCGGCagaattttttaaataaataataaatctacCCTCGTGTTGTCATCTCATTGAttggtgtttatttatgtacagtaTTTTATGTACCATATAATGTAGATGTAGTATATGTCTAGAGCTGCAAgcaccctccccctcgtcccttgctcgttgttgtcgtgggaggggggggggtgtaggaggtgGAGACTGAGACCCAGTGTAGGGGATGACCCCTACCTTGCAACTCAGCCCTCGCCTTAATTAATTTTGCATgatcttctcttttccccattcgcttttccttctcttcttcatctcttgtccacttatcctaatttaACGCATGTTTATCCCTTTCGCCACAATATTTTACCATAGTTATGTGacatttgatgtctagcacatttatttatttaaaccattaaccatacaAGGGGCGTTGGGCTGGCTACCTGTCATAACGTGACGTGCCTGTGTGATGTGAAGCGTTAGTGTTTTGGGATGCGATGTAattgtcttttatttgtttgtttatttagttagaTCTACTAAATTATTTTGAACACTGTAAAATGAGCTGCACATTAGCTCACAGTTTGCaatgttatgtatttgtttacaacTCGAATGTCTTCTCTAGGAAAGGATTAAATGTGTGGAAGTATCTAGAGCCTATTCTTGATGCCCTTATTGCTGTAGGTGCTTCTGTCACGTCGCTCTGCTCGCCCTTCAGCTTgttctacagttattattataactgtttctattattattaccactgtcataATTGTTCTTTAAAATATTCCctttcttattatatttgttgttattgttagtagtagtagtagtattgccattatcaagGTGATGTTTCTGTCTACGACGATTATTATTCTAATACATAACAAATAACTGTCTAAATTAGAGAATGAATAAAACTTTATCATGGCATGAAATGACAGCTATGATATCCCACAGTTAAAATTCATCAGTCGTATCCTATTACTAAATAGAATTTAAAACTAACGCATTAAGAAACATGAAAGTTACCCCAAGTAAATTGTAACCAGTCAtccattttctgtaatacaaagttgacaaaaaaatattcatatatatttccagCGATTAAGAAGACCGTAATGAGAACTTTGCTTAAAAAAGAGAATTCGTAACGTCATTGATGGTATttccaaaataaagataaaaatataacttTCTCATCACAGTATTATGGTAAAAGAAGCTGAATATACATAGTACTCATAAATGACTACATTCAAATTTACAACCGGCAAAATGTTCTTAGCAATCAAAGACCATGCTTTAtagtggaagagagtgagagagaacgggaagagtagaagagagaggaaaagatcggaaaagaggagaagagagctgaagagagggacaaagatcgagagagagagtaagagtgaaagagaacgggaagagaaggaaagagatcgggagagagtaaaagagtgaaagagaacgataagagagtagagaggaaaaagatcgtaagagagtggaagagagagagagagagagagagaaaaaaaaaaggaagagagtagaagagggaaaaagatcggaaaagagaagagacaggttagagatggagagagagtgcagGCTGAAAGTTTTTCTCATGGCCTGCCGATCGCGCCCCACTTTGTGCTTTGCTCTACCCAGTGCCCTTGCCCTACGCTTCGCCATGTCCTTCGTCTGTCCATTAGTGGGGCAGAAAGAATCTACATATGCCATCAGGGTAAGTTTTCTCTTTTTGCTGCGACATAACCAGCATGTATATGGAACTTCAGGGTATTACTTTTGATTTTACAGCGTCATAAACTTTATTAGTTTCTTTTTCGcattaatcatattatcattatcatcaacatcaccatcaccaccactattaatTTGCACGGTTTATTGCAGCCGTAGCCTGTCCTCGCCCCAGCCACCTCCTTTGCAGActccgagaagagagagactgtttTGGAATCGTGTaaggtactatatatatattgttattttagaaAGTTTAGCTTCTTTCCcccgacggagagagagattccaGCGCCATCTCTACTGTCGTTCTGCTCTtcgttttaatttcatttttactttaattAATTTTGCAATATATTTGTGGTTTGATGATTAATTACATGCTTAGACTATAGCCAACCTCATGAGCGCATCGTCAACTCgatgaacaaaaaaatagagtgacaaaaaagtaacagaaaagATCATCAAGTGTTGTTTAACAGAGACAAGTGAGGTTATAAaatttatgaatatgtttatgaatgCTATACCGTGGTTTTAAACGCACATCCATACTTGCGATCCAGTCACTACTTATGTTATgtcttgcattttattttatttaactagAGTTTTGCCGCTATATTTCTCACTAATATtacatcattaatttttttaagAGAAATTATATGGcattcttatataaaaaaaaaatatcatgtcaGACTATAAATAGTTCGtcatatttttagtttttacgataccttatatgatatattttgctTTGTCATATCACataatttatt
The sequence above is drawn from the Penaeus chinensis breed Huanghai No. 1 chromosome 28, ASM1920278v2, whole genome shotgun sequence genome and encodes:
- the LOC125039851 gene encoding uncharacterized protein LOC125039851 — protein: MIRRIERWKVGDVTGLLKEANNLQERHRKTIATRKEMDKSRKFASLMKQGKVTKAVRVLTSNETTGTLPLNENTRRLLNEKHPPAKEAAAGTMFRGEYNPPPPEIFERITGEKIRTHALHTHGADGPSGLDAKAWKIILSSSKFGSAANDLCKAIASLARKLATENCNNLDALTACRLIALDKKPGCRPIGIGEVLRRIIGKAIMNVVGDDVRQAVGNLRVCAGQQAGCEAAIHAMRNIYEEPDCQAVLMVDATNAFNNINRKATIHNIEVKCPSLAQYIKNTYNNPAELHIVDNRTNTYEMIASAEGTTQGDPVAMAMYAIGLLRLQTIIDHTTTNIKQVAYADDLTGAGKIENIRKWWNLIETHGPPQGYFPNAAKSVLIVKPEYLGQAREAFRETNVIIKAGGEKNLGAVLGTTAAREEYKTRQVDEWRREVIELAEIAKKEPHAAYTFGIKHKWNFLMRTIPNIEPLLSPLEEAIVKHLIPALSGGRNPTANERAILELPPRLGGLGMTNPCKIADMEFQNSVKLSASLTHAIITQETYTQPDTT